From the genome of Oryza glaberrima chromosome 1, OglaRS2, whole genome shotgun sequence:
TGAAATCTGCTTTCCTGAATGGTGAACTTGAGGAGGATGTGTACGTGGTCCAGCCTCCAGGATTTGTAGATGAAGGAAATCCTGCAGAAGTGTTGAAACTCAGAAAGGCATTGTATGGCCTTAAGCAGGCTCCGAAAGCAtggaatgccaagttggatGAAAGTCTGAATTCTCTTAATTTTGTTAGATCAGCTACAGAACATGCAGTCTATACAAGAGGAAGTGGGAGTTCTAGACTGATAGTTGGTGTATATGTAGATGATTTACTGATTATTGGAGCAAGTGTGATTGAGGTTGAAAAATTCAAGAAGCAAATGCAGAAAATGTTCAGCATGAGTGATCTTGGATTACTGAGTTATTATTTGGGAATGGAAGTCTACCAGGGCAAAGGAAGTGTGACCATTTGTCAGGCTGCGTATGCTGAAAAAATTGTTGCAAAGGCTGGTATGGAAGGGTGCAACACTGCTCAAGTTCCAATGGAGACAAGGCTAAAGCTGAGCAAAGAAGGTTCATGACAGCCTATTGATGCCACATTGTATAGGAGTGTGGTTGGAAGCCTAAGATATTTGGTGAATACAAGGCCAGATTTAGCTTTCTCTGTGGGATATGTGAGTAGATTCATGGAGGCTCCCACAACTGAACATTGGGCTGCAGTCAAGCATATTCTAAGGTATGTGAATGGTACATTGAAGCTTGGATGCAAGTTCGAGAAGAATGGAGGAGGTTTTCAGCTAACTGGCTATAGTAATAGTGATATGGCTGAAGATATAAGTGATAGGAAGAGCACAACTGGTGTTTTGTTTAAATTGGGAAACAACCTGATAAGTTGGCAATCTCAAAAACAGAAGGTGGTGGCATTATCTTCATGTGAGGCTGAATACATTGCCGCTACTACTGCAGCATGTCAAGGAGTTTGGCTTAGTAGGCTGCTGGGAGAGTTGATGCTTGAAGACCCAAGTTGTGCTGTTCTGAAAATTGACAATAAATCTGCAATAGACCTCTGTAAGAATCCAGTGCTTCATGATAGAAGTAAACACATAGATACCCGCTATCATTTTATCAGGGAGTGTGTTGAGCAAAGAAAGATCAAGGTGGAGCATGTCTGTTCAGAGGACCAGCTTGCTGATATTCTGACAAAGCCATTGGGCAAAATTCAGTTTCAGGAGCTGTGCAAGAAAATGGGATTGGTGAAAGTACAGGCACATCAAGATTAGAGGGTGAATTGTTGGAAGTAATCTTGTGGGCCTGCATTATCTTCATCGGTTTGTTAGGATAGTTGCATGTTTATTTTGGATACTGCATGTAATGGGCGACTGAATTGTTCAAAGTTCAGttagctcttttttttcctagtctGTCTTTCAGTTTTTTGGTCGTAGATAGACTGAGCCGAAATCGGATCGTGGGATGGCACGTTCGGTAGTTGGATCCGGTGATGTCGCTGTTTGTTATGCATGTAACTATCGCaaaataaagaggagaagaaatagaTCAGAAAAGCTGCTGAAGTTTGCAGCACCAAAAAGCTCTGTTTTGCTCTGTTCTCAGTTTTTCCTTTGTCAGTATACTGTTTCTCATCTGAAAAACGTCAGAGTTCATAGGCTAGTTTCAGTCTCGCGTGAGTAAACAAGGGTGTTGAGCTGACAGGCTTTGGTGCCGCGGCGACAGCTTCGGGTCCCACGGCATGCTGGCGAGCCGCGAGCCCATGACCAAGCCGACGTTGCAGAACGCGGTGGCGAAGAAGCCTATGACCAGCTGCATCTCCATTACCAGCGCATACGTGACAGCgcgaccgccggcgacggcgtgcttGTATGCGAGCTGATAGTGAGCAGAGCCATGGCGTTTagcagccgctgccgctcgaTGAAGCACGCGAAGAAGACGATGAAGGCGAGTTGCGTAGAGATGAGGATGGCGGAGATGGACACCGGCAAGTAGGTGCGCGAGGCCGTAGTTTTGTGACGAAGTCGTCGACGCCGGTGAAGATGCTAAGCCCCACGCTCGCCAGCAGCACGCGCCGCGGCATGAGGAACAGTGGCGCAGCCGCGGTGACGCGCGTGGCGGCTGAAGTAGGACGCCGACACGGGCATCAGCAGCAGGGCGAGCTTTACATATAACGACGGTGAGAcgctggcgtcgtcgtcgtcgggagcggcggcgtaggtggaggcggaggctgaGGCTGACGCTGCGGAtggtgcccgccgccgctccttctcCGCCCGGCCTCGCGCttgtgcgtcgtcgtcgtcgggtgcGGCGGCAAAtgtggaggcggaggctgaCGCTACGGCTGGTGCCTGCTGCCGCCCGGTCTCGCGTGTGTGCGTCGTTGGGTGCGGCCGGCCGGCCTCGACACgccccgcctcgccccgccctGGCGCCCTACCAGGCCAGAGGACCGAGAGAGAGtaggatgagagagaagaggggaaaagagaggtACTGACGTGTCACCCtaatatgtgggccccacgcttACTCAGCtaccacgtcggataaaaccggtgTAAAAACCATCTGAGGACCCAAAGTGATCCGGTTTTGTAAATTGAGGGATGacatatatccggttttgtggttcgaggacgatttcgtaactcgatgacaagttgagggaccttcggtgtactttttccccggAAATAGCTACGCCTGCTGACACATAAAAAACGAGCAAACGCCTCGAGTGCGAATCCTAGTGTTGGTCTGTTGATGAAGCAGGCAGCAGCCTCATTTTTGTGGGCCCAATGGGCTACCGTGCTGCCTCTGGCCTCATGAGCCATCTCGTGCCtgggccgtgcttgggctgTCAGCTCGGCACATGGGCTGGCACGGTACCTAACGAGCCGTGCCGTGCTGAAAGGCCCATTTAGGCTGCGTTCTTATCAACTCtccctctcgttttccgcgtgcaagcttttaaactattaaacggtgtatttttttaaaaaaagtttatatatgaaagttgcttaaaaaaattattttgatccattttttttaaaaaaatggctaTTACTCCTTCCGTCGTAAAGGAAGTTGTTTAGGATAATTTTTAATTCAAACCtgagaaatataaatcatgaataattctgaagttgttgagtttgaaaatgtaaaaaatatatgaatagatttgtcttgaaaaataatttcataaaagtatacatatatcacttttcaataaatatttttatagaaacaagaagtcaaagttgtgttttggagaccgtgccgctgttcaaaacgacttcctttatgagtacggagagagtacttttaattaatcacgtgctaatggatcgtTCCCTTTTTCGTGCAggagggattagttcccatccCCTGAAACCAAACACAACCTTAGACAGCTATAGTTGGCAATGATAacaaaagtgaacaagcccttaaTCAATACCATCCACTCCTTTTGTGGCTACTCAACATGATGCATCATAATGCCTTTGGCTCCTATGTGGTTAACTTAACCACGACATGTTAACCCTTTTCTACATGATTATAAGTTGTCGCCAAAATTTTGGATTTGAAACAGACttgattttggttttttatCTTAGTGAATTTTTCATccttagacttttaagtcataAATAATATAGATATAAAAAGCTAACTATAAATTTTTAGTTGCTTCATTCATATTGCTGCGGCTTAtcacctacttcctccgtcccaaaatataagcatttttgaggttggcacgagtattaagaaagtaggtgagaatgattgaagaaggtgtgtgatgggttgaaaagagaaagtaggtgaaaaaaaatgtttgtgattgattgagaggagaaggtaggtagaaaaatagcttcattttaggacaaagtactgtgctagaaatagctacattttgggacggaggtagtatagcTTAACCGATCATCATCCTAAGCATCCGCAATTACTCACGCTCAGATCACAATGGGATGGTACATTACATAGTAGCACCCTATTATGCAAATGTATTAATATTTCTAATATTAATTTGAGATATATCAAGATATACTTGATTTGCTTAAAGGTTTTTCTCGTCTCTAGTTAATTCAGCTTACCCAAGAGGTTGACACATCCACAGAAAGTTAGAAACGGTCTATGAAGCTCTTAACACATTATCTACTCCGTCCACTGTTTTGCAAACTTATCCATACTATTCGAATCGCTTTCACTATTATGCCCATTGTGCAACTGGTACAATTTAAAACATCCTAAACACTACGCAATTTGGCGGGTAGCTGAGTAGATTAGGCTAAGGAACGTGCCAACGTGGGATCCATAAATATCAAGCCCAGCAGCGGGGACACCAAAAAGCGCAAAAGCTCCCCCAAGATATTTTCGCTGACTCGTTGACCCACCACCCATCCCcacacaaaataattaaaaaaaaaacccccgaGCAAATGCGCGCTTATTGATACATGGCTGGGACGCCGCGACGTCACCGCTCCATCCAATCCAACCAACGAACCCGTCcgacgtcgtcctcgccgtctcATCCGCCTTTAATGGCGGCTtttatccccccccccccccccccccccccccccccccccgcgagACCGCGACCGCCGCGCCacacgacggacgacgacgcggccgtGTCCGCGCCAGCCAAGCGTACCCCTACCTGCGAATGGTTGGGTAGCGacgagccagccagccagccagccgaCGAGGAGGGAATCGACGCCCCAATTCAATTCGCGCGAGGCGACCGCGGCGGGGCGGCTTGCGCCCACACGTTTCTCTCCTCTTGCTCACTTTTATTCCGCGGGAAGAGAGGGATAGATTCAGCTGGGCTGGTGGTGATTGGGACGGCgctggtgtgtgtgtgtgtgtgtgtgtaagaaagGAGTGGGGCTGAGCTCTCCGACCCCGCTCTTGGCTGTGGagcgagctgctgctgctgctgctgctgggcggGCGCTGCGGACTTGCCCTTTTTTATTGTGTCTTTCTCTGCTCTGGACCAGGAGGAGGTAGCGGCGAGCGAAAGGCCTTGCTTGGTTGGTTTTTTGCTGCCTGTTCTTGGGTTGGTCTGCTCTCGCCGTGTTTGGTGGTGGTTGCTCCGCGGTGGAGACGCTCGGATCTGAATTttggcggcgggcgcgcggcgaaggaggcgagGGGTTTCTCAGGTAATTGAAATGTTCCCTGCTGGTTGTTGCTTGTGCACTTGTGCTGATTTGCTATCCTACTTTGTGGTAATATAACTGGTAATTGAAAAGTCCCCTGTTTTGGGGTGGTTGTAGACTTTACCATAAGCTTGATGGATCATCTTAGCTTTTTAAGATGGCACGGAAAATATCTTTCTTTTTGTTGCGATTTCCCTGCTTCACGCAACTAGGAAAGATTTTTCTAGTTTCTCCTCCCATTCTAAAGATTTCTTGTTGAGCGGCAAGAAGGTGTTTCTTGATCATTTCCGTCATTTTGGCCCCgcgagaaaaaaatcatttatgtCCTTTTGTTCATGGAGCAATTATGGATAGATCACGTCAGGAGGAAGTATCAAGGTGAAGAAATAGATAACCAAAAGATAAAATCTGTAGAGTTTACCGTTCACTGTGTGGTAGCATAACAGAAGTTGGGCAATAAGCTGATCATGGATGCAGGCTGCCTCGCAAGTCGCAAGTAATAGCAAGCACCTCTATCGGATTTCATTCATATTCTTTTGGAATGTCGTGAAAAGTTCTGTCATGTCTTGCTGGCGACAAGTCTTCGGTGGAATTAGGCAAGTAGCTGATTGTACTCTATGATTTACCTagtcatttgttttttttttacttaagcTGGTAGAACACCTTTcagcatcttttttttaaacgaaTGGGCAAGAAGGAGTAAAACTGTACAGTGTAAAAGGCAAAACAGGACCAAAGGTCCTAACAAACTATGTTACAAGCCAATTTCCCAGACTTCTTCGTGTTTTGACagtacattcttttttttttcgtgttttGGGAGTAAAATATTTGTACTTGCATTTTCTGTATTAGTTAGTGTCAACTTCTATTTACTCCCTATGTTCCATATTGATATTGCAAAGTGTTTaagttttgttctaagttaaacttctctaactttgaccaaatttataaaaatatgcaCCAATATCtaaaacatcaaattaattttattaaaattcaCTGCGAAATATGTCTTGACAGTGGATTTGTTTGGTATTCTAGATGTTAACTATTTTTCTGTTTGTTTAGAAATCAGTTTACTATGTACTGTACTGTTAGGCGGTCTCAATAGGTTAGATTTGTCTCTTCATAGTATGTACTGTTGCGATACTCCACCCCTCTATTAACTAGTTTCACTGGGCATAATTGTTCTTTATTGCATTCCACAAATTAAATTTCATTTCTAacaattgttttctttttgcagaATCTTAAGCCAAATCTTTGAAGCCGATAATGCCAGAGTCTTCTACCAACAGATTTTGTAAGAAGGTAGATTTAGAAGTTCTGCCAAGCAGAAGTGACGTTGGAGAATCATCTTACCACAAGCACTCCCTATGGATGGCACATTGGGCCAGACCAAGCATCAGTCCAGAACCTCAAAATGGCCAGAGCTGTAGCCCACTTAAGGAAATTGATGATGTTGGCTATTCAAAAGATTGCGGGGCTTTACCTTTTGAGCTCATGAAAGCTAGAGTAGCTGAAAGGTTGATGGTGGGAGTGAGCCATGGAGGTGTCTCTGCAGTAAATACTCGGCAATTCAGTACTAATATGAGGGGTGTAGCACGTGATGTTTGCCAAGAAGTTCAATGCAAGAATGTTGATCAGATGGGTAGCTCCTTTGAAAGTTCTGTGATGCAGAAAAATGTGAACTTATATGCTGCTAAGACGGTGGTATCTGAAAGATATTCTGTTCATAAGATATCTGATATATTGGTGGATTCTCGTAAACTTTGTGGCACTGAAAATCTGAGTTCAGAGTGGAATCACTTTCCAATGTTTGAAATCAACAGGAAAATCGACAGTATTCTTAACCCAAGGCGGTCTACGTTGGTCACATCATCTGAAAAGATTTTTGTACCACAAAAATCAGTGAAGATAAATATGTCTACGTCTAATGTGATGTCATTTTCATCAAAGGAATATCAGCTGCACACACATCAGGTAACTGATGAGAATAGGCAATGCAAATCTGCAAGGGGCATGCTATCTCATCTTGATAATTACACTGGCCTCAATTCTGACCATGCAGGGAAAAAGCTGAAAGGCCATTTATCAATTGAAGAACCATGCTCTTGCAGCAAGGATGACACTGACTCATCATGTTCATTAGCAGACGAGCACCATGCTCGCCATTATATCCCAAATTCAAAGAAGTCACCTCATCGGTCTTGCAAGAACAGTTCTGTGTATTCAGCAAGCAAAATGGAAAATCAATTTGTTGAAGGTTCTTTGTTGGAACATAAATCAGAAGTGTATGGAGCATGCAAAAAGAAACAGCATTTAGAGGGAGTTGCTTTCCATGAGTCTGCACTGCATAGAGAACATCAAATCAAGTCAGTTAAAACTACTGCCATTACCAACGAGGGTGATATGGACACTAATGGCCATCATGTGGACTTTGGTAATTTGTTACAAAGTGATCAGCAGTATCTGAATAAACACACAGAAGATTCTGCAGTGAATTTGACAGAATCCTGCAAGACACCTGATGCAATTGATAGTGCAATGATACTGAAGAGCAAGGACGAATCCCTGGCCCAAGAAAAGAGAACAAACAACAAATTGATAGATAACAAACGGAAGGGTCCCTGCTTATTTGAAATGTTTACACAGCCTACGAAATCAAATGCCAAATGTTCCATAGATCGAACATCTTCAGGGAAATCTTGTGGTAACATGACCAGTGGTTTATTGGGAGCACAGAAACAGTTTTCAACTAAAACTGATACCTTTTACAGTGAAGCTCACCATGCATCAAAATCTACAGCAGGTGAGACTTGCTATTATACAATTTAGTCTCAgttaagacttttttttttttggaaagtcTTAGTTAAGACTttgagccccccccccccccccccccagggCGCACATGGATGGTGAAAAAGCCAAAAACTATTTTCTCCAGGCTATTTTTGTGTCACATGTTGCTACTTGTTAATGTCAAAATGCAGTTTAATTCAAATGAAGAATATATTGTAACAGCTTTaatcaaatattaaatgatatgattgttatgttttctttttgtagGATTTGCTTCAGCATCAATGCAAAAGGTATTAGCACTCCACAAGTCCACATTACATTTTGTATCAGCTTAGTTTATGCAACTATAAACAAGTTCAGGCAATCAGTGAAAAATATCATGTGGGAAAGcatgaaatattttaaaatccATGAAGAGAATGTGTCTTACTTTGTATGTGCCTGCAACATAAATCAACATTCCAATGTCTACCTTCAAGAATACAACTCAATTTGCTTAGTCGCAAGTTAATCAGCTTATTCCATTTCAGAGTTTAAAAGCATTGCAGGCTCACAAGTGTGTTGCCTTTATGGATGTTGCAGTTTCTTATTATGAAATAACCTAAAGTCCTAAAATACGTCGATAAGATCACAAAGCCAGTTATACTCTCCAACGGTTTTGTCAGAATCTGAACATATGTAGATGTGTTGATGCGCAACATATCCTAAACTTTATACTCTTTTCTATATGTTATCAATATGTAACAATTTTTCCACAGGACTTGGGTTATCCATCCTCTGCAAAAACTGAACAGTTAGTGACTTCATCAGTTAAAGGAGTATCAAGCGGCAGTAAAGGAAATGAAGCAGTCAACGCGAGTGCAGAACACCGCGACTTCTATCCAAAAGCAACTTGTGCCAACAATCAAGAATGGAGCATGTCAAAGACATCAAGCATGAACTTAGATTTAGTTCTTTTCCAAATAAGCAGACTGAAAAATCCAATTCCTAATGCTTTAAATGAGTCGCCAGCATGTCCAGATCCAAGTGAGAAGTGGCTGAAACGCCTGCAACATGATACCTCAGACTCTCATGTTCCTTGTTCCAAGAAACCAAAGGTTGGAGATGGTCCATTGGCTGGAGGAACATGTACTGTGTTTGGTCAAGTGTTTGACTGTGACAGCGACAGTACTGGCATGATCAACCATGTGAAGAACAAATTAATATGTAAAGGACTCACTGATCAACAAAGCCAAGAAGGTTCTCCTATGTCAGCAAAAAGTCTTAATCGTTGGATAGGAAGATGGTGCAGAGGAGGCACCCCTGTTTTTCATGGAACTTCAAATCTAGAAAGACAGGAAGCCAAGTCTGGCATGCCATCGGATGATCTTGAAGGTCAGTTTCCAAGCATCGCAGCAATGGCGATGATGGGGCGTGTAATGAACAAGCTCCGGCCATGTGAACTTCAGAAGAGGGGTCCCTCTGTAGTCTGGAGGACAGAGGGGCTGTGAAATTTGCATGGTGCATGTTTTGCCGGCCATCAGCTATCATGTAAAAAAGTCTTCAAATTCTGCAGGTAGGGGATACTTTAGTAAACGCAACGTGTGATTATCATTTTTCAAAAGAGAAAGTATGCGTGGTTTTTTTATCAATCATACCATGATGATTGGTCAATTGTTAAGTGATTCTCTTTTGCCCTATCCTAACTCCTGAAGCCCTGAAGGGGCACCCTATTTTTTGTATCCAAATAATTCGATGAACTGGCCTCGCACATGAATTTGCTTCTGTTGCTTCATAATCCATGGGTTTTGATTTTGATATGCTCCAGTGTGCCATACGCACACTACCATCAGCAAACACGTCCGTGTGTGCGAGGTGTGCCTTCGAGCGAGCACGAATTTGCTTCTGTTGCTATTTGCAATTCATCTAGTATTTACAAGATTGGTTAACCTGGGTCAATTTAGGTGGTTCAAATTGCATTTCCACTAAGAAAGCCAAACAGAGTAGAGAAGGAACATCTATGCATACCTCGCCTTAACATGTGTCCGATTTTTACTTGTACTTGTACACATGATTTGTTGAGGTTCAAGGGCGGATGGCAAAGCACGCTGCCGCAGTAGTTAGTCTGCGGCGTGGCGCCAAGCCCCTCCTCACGTGAGTGCATCATCTCCGGGCGGTGGCTGGTAGATCGCCAGTGCGAGGACAAGTCGCTGGTGTCCGGCTCACCGGCAGCTGGATGATGGATACATCATCTGCTGCGCCAGGTACTTTTGCCGTACATGGAGACGGGATGGGGCAGGTCGCCGTCGGTCGCGAACTGCGTGTGGAGAAGGGTCTAAATTACGATCTCTCCTCGATCGGCCAGTGAAATTCGAGCACCAAGGGGAAGGACGAAGGAGACGTCGCTTTTTTCGCGACagccccacacacacacaccagaGAAAAGCAACGttgagctattttttttttttgaaagaagggcaaaaaaaaaaaaaaaagtgactatacagctagtggtagctggtttgtctaaactagctaccactccatctatgagAGATCCTATCCAtttatacttcaaataaaattttctcttaaactactcatccgatctacaatccgattacaccgttatcttcgtaacaattaaatctttataacaagatttcacatgattatattttgatgaaaaattgtaaattacttttataatatatctaaattacttttagatttcactaaattacttcttagacatataaaaggaaattcaataaagcctaaaagtaatttacatatattatagaagtaacttatacaaaaaaaaaagaaagtaactttaatgcatgccTTTTATCATTTGATGTGACTATACAGCTAGTGTTAGCTGGTTTGTCtagtttgtctaaaccagctaccactccatctagtgtctcctttcaacttgaaaaatgcaaTAGTATGTATCTTTTATTAatctctttaataacttatatcttttaaatcacatattgtatttaagatctatttgcatcattgtactccactcaaaatatgtgacaaaacaagatccatattgaatatattcaaacattttattaatttaaaagtgaTTTATTACATGTTAGAAAGTAGCTTCCATATTATCAGAAAGTAACTATTATAtcttatacatgattaattctcATTAGTTATTCCATCAATGTTATTTATAATCCATAaaggttttatcttcttttctcatcctacatgaaaaacaaaaataaaaggaaaaaacaatcgGAGATTAAACAGATTTATAGAGAGTTACTTCTGAAACACgcaaaagttacttccaattaacattgaagttatttttaaaaattgttaaagttacatgtgctgattaaatttaatttctagatataatcatatttttatccctacaacgaatttacttctaatgccgtaacaaagttacttccgttttattttaagttacttttataatatatgtaaattacttttatacttcattgaatttacttttatatgtctaagaagtaatttagtcaaatctaagaGTAATTTATacatatgataaaagtaacttacatatgtaataaaagtaatttacaaatataaatattgtttcgtcgtaatataatcatgtaagatcttgttctgaagatttaattgcaacgagcATAATGGTGTAATCTAATTatagatcggatgagtaatttgagagaaaacttcataagaagataaaaaagaCATGTATAACCTAATAGCAAAAAATACTTGCATGTCTGTGAGGTCAGTAGTACTTCTCGCACGTATTGTAGGCGTCGCTGGTTAAGTCTAACTCGAGATGCCTCTCGAAATAGATtttgcgcaaaaaaaaaaagcttgccTCTTATATATTGACGTTGAGCTAACTTTGTTCACGAGGTTACGAGGTTGAAGGTGGTGAGCACGGCCATTGGGGTGGATCGTGTTTGTAAAGCGAGCTTGGCGTTGGTGGTGACGGTGCAAATGCGCAGGAACTAGGTAGGTGCTACTCCGTAGCTGCTATCTCTGGCTGGAACAGAGAGGAGGGTGCAACCGTAGGTTCGTCCTCG
Proteins encoded in this window:
- the LOC127754554 gene encoding uncharacterized protein LOC127754554, translated to MPESSTNRFCKKVDLEVLPSRSDVGESSYHKHSLWMAHWARPSISPEPQNGQSCSPLKEIDDVGYSKDCGALPFELMKARVAERLMVGVSHGGVSAVNTRQFSTNMRGVARDVCQEVQCKNVDQMGSSFESSVMQKNVNLYAAKTVVSERYSVHKISDILVDSRKLCGTENLSSEWNHFPMFEINRKIDSILNPRRSTLVTSSEKIFVPQKSVKINMSTSNVMSFSSKEYQLHTHQVTDENRQCKSARGMLSHLDNYTGLNSDHAGKKLKGHLSIEEPCSCSKDDTDSSCSLADEHHARHYIPNSKKSPHRSCKNSSVYSASKMENQFVEGSLLEHKSEVYGACKKKQHLEGVAFHESALHREHQIKSVKTTAITNEGDMDTNGHHVDFGNLLQSDQQYLNKHTEDSAVNLTESCKTPDAIDSAMILKSKDESLAQEKRTNNKLIDNKRKGPCLFEMFTQPTKSNAKCSIDRTSSGKSCGNMTSGLLGAQKQFSTKTDTFYSEAHHASKSTAGFASASMQKDLGYPSSAKTEQLVTSSVKGVSSGSKGNEAVNASAEHRDFYPKATCANNQEWSMSKTSSMNLDLVLFQISRLKNPIPNALNESPACPDPSEKWLKRLQHDTSDSHVPCSKKPKVGDGPLAGGTCTVFGQVFDCDSDSTGMINHVKNKLICKGLTDQQSQEGSPMSAKSLNRWIGRWCRGGTPVFHGTSNLERQEAKSGMPSDDLEGQFPSIAAMAMMGRVMNKLRPCELQKRGPSVVWRTEGL